A stretch of Endozoicomonas sp. SCSIO W0465 DNA encodes these proteins:
- the uvrC gene encoding excinuclease ABC subunit UvrC: MTGSVESKKFDHKSFLEQVSSRPGVYDMRDQSGKTLYIGKAKNLKNRLSSYFRATGLTTKTMALVSKIADIQLTITHTETEALLLEQNLIKDRKPPYNILLRDDKSYPYIYISDDDFPRMDSCRGRKRQKGQYYGPYPSGAAVRESLHLLQKIFKIRQCTDTYFKNRTRPCLQYQINRCKAPCVGLVSKEEYQQDVDDARQFLDGKDQQLLRSLIKRMEVAAELLDFEEAATTRDKINHLRAVQEQQAVTKSAGDIDVIGFAQVGGNTCFDVLFVRSGRVLGHKYYFPDFKLEAERSDYLEDFMAQFYVRLFACRDLPEEIVVPFELTGPETIEEAIKAVSGKRIKIKSKVRSERFDWLSLANKNALQNLESHLASKSHLNQRYMQLKDLLGIANPILRMECFDISHTMGEATVASCVVFGPDGPVFSEYRRYNITGIELGDDYAAMALALEKRYQKLAEASEGEGARPDLIIIDGGKGQLGKAGEVMTKLRLQIPLLGVAKGVTRKPGLETLIYRDQEINPEGAEAALLLIQQIRDEAHRFAITGHRQRRQKARKRSVLEDIPGIGSKRRSALLKFFGGREGVSNATIEELKKVEGISLRLAQQIHEYLHND; the protein is encoded by the coding sequence ATGACAGGCAGTGTAGAAAGCAAAAAGTTTGATCACAAATCGTTTCTGGAACAGGTGTCGAGCCGTCCGGGCGTCTACGATATGCGTGATCAGAGCGGCAAGACACTCTATATAGGTAAAGCTAAAAATCTAAAAAATCGCCTCTCCAGCTACTTCAGAGCAACGGGACTTACCACCAAAACCATGGCTTTGGTGAGCAAGATTGCGGATATTCAACTGACGATTACCCATACTGAAACTGAGGCGCTTCTGCTTGAGCAAAACCTGATAAAAGACAGAAAGCCGCCTTACAACATATTGTTGAGAGACGATAAGTCATACCCCTATATTTATATTTCTGATGATGATTTTCCCAGAATGGACTCATGTCGCGGACGTAAGCGGCAAAAAGGCCAATATTATGGGCCTTACCCCAGTGGCGCAGCAGTCCGTGAAAGTCTTCATCTGCTTCAGAAGATTTTCAAAATACGTCAGTGTACTGACACCTATTTCAAGAATAGAACCAGGCCCTGCCTGCAATATCAAATCAACCGTTGCAAGGCCCCTTGTGTTGGCCTGGTCTCAAAAGAAGAATACCAGCAGGATGTTGACGATGCCCGGCAATTCCTTGATGGAAAGGACCAGCAGTTACTCCGGTCACTGATAAAACGTATGGAAGTTGCTGCAGAATTACTGGATTTTGAAGAGGCGGCTACAACACGGGATAAAATCAATCATCTAAGGGCGGTTCAGGAACAACAGGCGGTGACCAAATCGGCTGGTGATATCGATGTGATTGGGTTTGCTCAAGTGGGGGGTAATACCTGTTTTGACGTTCTCTTTGTCCGCTCTGGCAGGGTGCTTGGCCATAAGTATTACTTTCCTGACTTTAAACTGGAAGCTGAACGGTCTGACTATCTGGAAGATTTTATGGCCCAGTTTTATGTAAGGTTGTTTGCCTGTCGTGACCTTCCCGAGGAGATCGTGGTTCCGTTTGAGCTAACCGGCCCAGAGACTATTGAAGAAGCGATCAAGGCTGTTTCTGGTAAGAGAATCAAAATCAAGAGCAAAGTTCGCTCTGAACGGTTCGATTGGTTAAGTCTGGCCAATAAAAATGCGCTGCAAAATCTTGAAAGCCATCTGGCAAGCAAGAGCCATCTAAATCAGCGATACATGCAACTTAAGGATTTGCTTGGCATTGCGAACCCCATTCTGCGTATGGAATGTTTCGACATCAGTCATACCATGGGGGAAGCAACCGTCGCATCCTGTGTGGTATTTGGTCCCGATGGACCGGTTTTCAGTGAATACCGACGTTACAATATCACAGGTATAGAGCTTGGTGATGATTATGCCGCCATGGCCCTTGCTCTTGAAAAGCGCTACCAGAAACTTGCTGAGGCCAGTGAAGGGGAGGGGGCAAGGCCGGATCTTATCATCATTGATGGGGGTAAGGGGCAGCTGGGCAAGGCTGGCGAGGTAATGACAAAGCTTCGCCTGCAGATTCCCTTGCTTGGCGTCGCTAAGGGCGTCACTCGAAAGCCGGGGCTTGAAACACTGATTTACCGTGATCAGGAAATCAACCCGGAAGGGGCTGAGGCTGCATTGCTGTTGATACAGCAGATCAGGGATGAAGCGCACCGATTTGCGATCACGGGTCATCGACAGCGCAGGCAAAAGGCAAGGAAACGTTCTGTGCTGGAAGATATTCCGGGTATTGGCAGCAAAAGGCGATCTGCACTGTTGAAGTTCTTTGGTGGACGCGAAGGAGTGAGTAATGCAACTATTGAAGAGTTAAAAAAAGTTGAAGGCATCAGCCTGAGGCTGGCGCAACAAATACATGAATATTTGCATAATGACTAG